A genomic segment from Streptomyces antibioticus encodes:
- a CDS encoding AAA family ATPase, with translation MSTPRTAATAPPGPLAAADDLNRRLRTHRTEPAANPQLEALALAVTANQPVLLWGEPGIGKSAGLEQLATGLGLPLETVIASVHEPSDFAGLPVVGDDPAVTGVPMAPPDWAVRLARAGQGLLFFDELSSAPPAVQAALLRVVLERRVGSLVLPEAVRIVAAANPPSSAADGWHLSPPLANRFVHLDWTHDPRTVARGMAGTWPEVTVPVVDAGKVPGAVARARGAISGFLTARPGLVHHIPADAESRGRSWPSPRTWEMALRLLAAGYAAGAGREALAAALTGAVGDGAGIELLSYLEHLDLPDPDRVLADPDAFALPDRGDRQLAFLIAVVAAIQSDLTRPRWEAGWAVLAKAVDAGVPDVAARAATDLAAMRRLDWPVPPGIDGFLGLLQMSGALPGGAR, from the coding sequence TTGAGCACGCCCCGTACCGCCGCCACCGCGCCGCCCGGCCCGCTGGCCGCCGCGGACGACCTCAACCGCAGGCTGCGCACCCATCGGACCGAGCCCGCCGCCAACCCCCAACTGGAGGCGCTCGCCCTCGCCGTGACGGCCAATCAGCCCGTCCTGCTGTGGGGCGAGCCGGGCATCGGCAAGTCGGCCGGCCTGGAGCAGCTCGCCACCGGACTCGGGCTGCCGCTGGAGACCGTCATCGCCAGCGTGCACGAGCCGTCCGACTTCGCCGGACTGCCCGTCGTCGGCGACGACCCGGCCGTGACCGGGGTGCCGATGGCGCCGCCGGACTGGGCGGTCCGCCTCGCCCGGGCCGGACAGGGCCTGCTCTTCTTCGACGAGCTGTCCTCCGCCCCGCCCGCCGTGCAGGCGGCCCTGCTGCGGGTGGTCCTCGAACGCCGGGTCGGCAGCCTGGTGCTGCCGGAGGCGGTCCGGATCGTCGCCGCCGCCAACCCGCCCTCCAGCGCCGCGGACGGCTGGCACCTCAGCCCGCCGCTCGCCAACCGGTTCGTCCACCTCGACTGGACCCACGACCCCCGCACGGTCGCCCGCGGCATGGCCGGCACCTGGCCGGAGGTGACCGTCCCCGTGGTCGACGCCGGCAAGGTGCCCGGTGCGGTCGCCCGCGCCCGCGGCGCGATCTCCGGCTTCCTCACGGCCCGGCCCGGCCTGGTCCACCACATCCCCGCCGACGCCGAGAGCCGCGGCCGGTCCTGGCCGTCCCCGCGCACCTGGGAGATGGCGCTCAGGCTGCTCGCCGCCGGATACGCGGCCGGGGCCGGCCGCGAGGCGCTGGCCGCCGCGCTCACCGGCGCGGTCGGGGACGGCGCGGGCATCGAGCTGCTGTCGTACCTCGAACACCTCGACCTGCCCGACCCCGACCGGGTCCTCGCCGACCCGGACGCCTTCGCGCTGCCCGACCGCGGCGACCGGCAGCTCGCGTTCCTCATCGCGGTCGTCGCCGCCATCCAGAGCGACCTCACCCGGCCCCGCTGGGAGGCCGGCTGGGCCGTCCTGGCCAAGGCGGTCGACGCGGGCGTGCCCGACGTGGCCGCCCGGGCCGCCACCGACCTCGCGGCGATGCGCCGGCTCGACTGGCCCGTCCCGCCCGGCATCGACGGCTTCCTCGGTCTGCTCCAGATGTCCGGAGCCCTGCCGGGCGGCGCACGGTGA
- a CDS encoding vWA domain-containing protein: protein MTRPGPAGEAGRALDRTKLLAARYKAAQDRPYLASALYALTVVPSTEVPTMGVDRHWRCYVSPAFVDATPVPELAGVWVHEAAHLLRDHHGRADRLPAAVQRDPYRVNVAQDCEINDDLLADGLRLPEGRMEPGRFGLPEGQLFEAYVDLLPAGVTTPDCGSGAHGRPAPWELPDSAGPARLGEVEAQALRRQTAEAMRAHQRTRGNLPEGWRRWAEEVLEPTVDWRRALTGAVREAAAWAAGAVDYTYRRPSRRTPALRGVVLPSLRRPLPRVAVVIDTSGSMGDAELAAALGEVTGVLREVGIRGNRVTVLACDADVHAVTRVVATEQITLGGGGGTDMRVGIAAALAAPERPGIVVVLTDGFTPWPEGNLPCRLIAALIGPAAPEPPKWVETVRIPV from the coding sequence GTGACCCGTCCGGGGCCGGCCGGGGAGGCCGGCCGCGCCCTGGACCGCACCAAACTGCTCGCCGCCCGCTACAAGGCCGCGCAGGACCGGCCCTATCTGGCGTCGGCGCTGTACGCCCTGACCGTCGTCCCCAGCACCGAGGTGCCGACGATGGGCGTGGACCGGCACTGGCGCTGCTACGTGTCGCCCGCCTTCGTCGACGCGACGCCGGTGCCCGAACTGGCGGGCGTGTGGGTGCACGAGGCGGCGCACCTGCTGCGCGACCACCACGGCCGGGCGGACCGGCTCCCCGCCGCCGTCCAGCGCGACCCGTACCGCGTCAACGTCGCCCAGGACTGCGAGATCAACGACGATCTCCTCGCCGACGGCCTGCGGCTGCCCGAAGGACGCATGGAACCCGGCCGATTCGGCCTCCCCGAGGGCCAGTTGTTCGAGGCGTACGTCGACCTGCTGCCGGCCGGGGTGACGACCCCGGACTGCGGCTCGGGCGCCCACGGACGGCCCGCGCCCTGGGAACTCCCCGACTCCGCGGGCCCCGCACGGCTCGGCGAGGTCGAGGCACAGGCCCTGCGGAGGCAGACCGCCGAGGCGATGCGCGCACATCAGCGCACCCGGGGCAACCTCCCCGAGGGCTGGCGGCGTTGGGCCGAGGAGGTCCTGGAACCCACGGTGGACTGGCGGCGCGCCCTGACCGGCGCGGTCCGCGAGGCCGCCGCGTGGGCCGCAGGCGCCGTCGACTACACCTACCGCCGCCCCTCGCGCCGCACACCGGCGCTGCGCGGGGTCGTCCTGCCCAGCCTGCGCCGCCCGTTGCCGCGGGTGGCCGTCGTCATCGACACCTCAGGATCGATGGGCGACGCCGAACTGGCCGCCGCCCTGGGCGAGGTGACGGGCGTCCTGCGCGAAGTGGGCATCCGGGGCAACCGCGTGACCGTCCTCGCCTGTGACGCCGACGTGCACGCCGTGACCCGGGTGGTGGCCACCGAACAGATCACCCTGGGCGGCGGTGGCGGCACCGACATGCGCGTCGGTATCGCCGCCGCCCTCGCGGCCCCCGAACGCCCGGGCATCGTCGTCGTCCTCACCGACGGATTCACGCCCTGGCCCGAGGGGAACCTCCCCTGCCGTCTGATCGCCGCCCTGATCGGCCCGGCCGCGCCCGAGCCGCCGAAGTGGGTGGAGACGGTGCGCATTCCCGTCTGA
- a CDS encoding NtaA/DmoA family FMN-dependent monooxygenase (This protein belongs to a clade of FMN-dependent monooxygenases, within a broader family of flavin-dependent oxidoreductases, the luciferase-like monooxygenase (LMM) family, some of whose members use coenzyme F420 rather than FMN.) yields the protein MSVQQPRTLKTVTGAGGTSETYDLAVDPTRSTLDTAVRVAKLAEAARIDALFTADLLRFDAQGAIGSQEPLVLVSALSQVTSRIGLIATVSSTFHHPFNLARLFGTLDHVSNGRAAWNLVTSSVGEENYGNGELPSPEERYARAAETLEVVNALWDSWQPDALTVGADGKAVLHRDRVHPVHHSGRFFDVAGPLNIPPLPQRRPVQIQAGQSEAGTALGARYAEIVFTSLPTLDHALDFTRRIRGQARQFGRADGLPLIFSSFHATFGATEEEARRLVRERREAIDFERGRHQVADMLGGGVDLSDLPLDKPLPESLLPEITSVNRRRGRVDIFAGYVRQGYTLRELVVAAQDTGHWAASGTPEQLADAVEERFRAGVLDVISLSGLADPRQHDFIVDGLLHELRRRKIVAPDYTGTTLRENLGLELPPRPSRADAGGAVPHPTTRR from the coding sequence GTGAGCGTGCAGCAGCCCAGGACGCTGAAGACCGTGACCGGAGCCGGCGGCACGTCGGAGACCTACGACCTCGCGGTCGACCCGACCCGGTCCACCCTCGACACCGCCGTACGGGTCGCGAAGCTCGCCGAGGCGGCGCGCATCGACGCCCTGTTCACCGCCGATCTGCTGCGCTTCGACGCCCAGGGCGCGATCGGCTCGCAGGAACCCCTGGTCCTCGTCTCGGCGTTGAGCCAGGTGACCTCACGGATCGGCCTGATCGCCACCGTGTCGTCGACCTTCCACCACCCCTTTAACCTGGCCCGGTTGTTCGGCACCCTCGACCATGTGAGCAACGGGCGGGCGGCCTGGAACCTCGTGACCTCCTCGGTCGGCGAGGAGAACTACGGAAATGGTGAACTCCCCAGCCCCGAGGAGCGCTATGCGCGCGCCGCCGAGACGCTGGAGGTGGTCAACGCGCTGTGGGACAGTTGGCAGCCCGACGCGCTGACCGTCGGCGCCGACGGGAAGGCGGTGCTGCACCGCGACCGGGTGCACCCGGTCCACCACTCAGGCCGGTTCTTCGACGTGGCCGGACCGCTCAACATCCCGCCCCTGCCGCAGCGTCGCCCGGTGCAGATCCAGGCGGGACAGTCCGAGGCGGGCACCGCGCTGGGCGCCCGCTACGCGGAGATCGTCTTCACCTCGCTGCCGACGCTCGACCACGCCCTCGACTTCACGCGCAGGATCCGCGGCCAGGCGCGGCAGTTCGGCCGGGCGGACGGACTGCCGCTGATCTTCAGCTCGTTCCACGCCACGTTCGGCGCGACGGAGGAGGAGGCGCGGCGGCTGGTGCGTGAGCGGCGCGAGGCCATCGACTTCGAGCGCGGCCGTCACCAGGTCGCCGACATGCTCGGCGGCGGCGTCGACCTGTCGGACCTGCCGCTCGACAAGCCGTTGCCGGAGAGCCTGTTGCCGGAGATCACCTCCGTGAACCGGCGCCGTGGCCGGGTCGACATCTTCGCCGGGTACGTCCGGCAGGGCTACACGCTGCGTGAACTCGTCGTCGCCGCCCAGGACACGGGACACTGGGCCGCCTCGGGAACCCCCGAGCAGCTCGCCGACGCGGTGGAGGAACGGTTCCGGGCGGGCGTGCTGGACGTGATCTCGCTCAGCGGTCTCGCCGACCCGCGCCAGCACGACTTCATCGTCGACGGCCTTCTCCACGAGCTGCGCAGGCGGAAGATCGTCGCCCCCGACTACACGGGGACGACCCTGCGCGAGAACCTGGGCCTCGAACTCCCGCCGCGGCCCTCCCGGGCCGACGCCGGGGGCGCCGTCCCGCACCCTACGACACGGCGCTGA